From a single Fulvivirga ulvae genomic region:
- a CDS encoding PhoX family protein has product MKKNLLVLALAGSLFYACGDDDVTTPANPVVLQNHSKTPHMLELKSAFSDVEIFTLISSEDQLSESPDFVYGSMADGAGLLKNDDGTFTLINNIEADYSIARITLDETFKPIKGEYIVNSDATANTAQCSGSLITPAEHGFGPLYLSGGEWGGSATNVFVTDPFKSASTASSAKTLVNFGQWTTENAVVLGKDAFPGKTVALIGDDSHGEAGGQLAMYVSNTAGDLDNGKLYGLKVGDGTIVDNDLVVDQEYDITFVELTERTFDALNDESIAKNVMAFNRVEDIDYRRGSGEANREIYFNATGRSQFNDTRTLYGRVYKIVLDENDPTKGKLTLVLDGDDLNGKAKNFHSPDNILVTENYAYIQEDPNGYDDDATKQHDAYLYQYNLKTGELKIVLEVDRDAYIAGGYGSADDGFGTWELTGMIDISDETGIEGTFLLIIQAHSWYDDAFLNPDGAGTDENSSNEGSYAVVLKGLER; this is encoded by the coding sequence ATGAAAAAAAATCTACTCGTACTAGCACTGGCTGGAAGCCTGTTTTATGCATGCGGAGATGATGATGTAACAACACCCGCCAATCCGGTAGTGCTACAGAACCACTCCAAGACACCGCATATGCTGGAACTGAAATCAGCATTCTCCGATGTTGAGATCTTTACACTGATCAGTTCTGAAGACCAACTTAGCGAATCTCCTGACTTCGTTTACGGAAGTATGGCTGACGGAGCTGGTTTGCTTAAAAATGACGATGGCACTTTTACATTAATTAATAACATAGAGGCTGATTATTCAATTGCCAGAATAACGCTTGACGAAACCTTTAAACCTATAAAGGGTGAGTATATTGTTAACTCTGATGCTACTGCAAATACCGCTCAATGTTCTGGGTCACTGATTACACCTGCCGAACATGGTTTCGGCCCTCTTTACCTAAGTGGAGGAGAATGGGGAGGATCTGCTACTAACGTATTTGTAACCGATCCATTTAAAAGCGCATCTACTGCCAGTTCAGCAAAAACATTGGTAAACTTCGGTCAATGGACAACAGAAAATGCAGTGGTTCTAGGAAAAGATGCTTTCCCTGGTAAAACTGTTGCTCTTATCGGTGACGACAGCCATGGAGAAGCCGGAGGTCAGCTTGCCATGTATGTTTCTAATACCGCAGGAGACCTTGACAACGGTAAACTTTACGGGTTAAAAGTTGGTGATGGTACCATCGTTGACAATGATCTGGTAGTAGACCAGGAATATGATATCACTTTTGTAGAATTGACCGAAAGGACCTTCGATGCGCTAAATGATGAGTCAATAGCTAAAAATGTGATGGCCTTCAACAGGGTCGAGGATATAGACTACCGAAGAGGTTCTGGTGAAGCTAATCGCGAAATATACTTTAACGCAACAGGCCGCAGCCAGTTTAATGATACCAGGACACTTTATGGTCGTGTTTATAAAATAGTACTCGACGAGAATGACCCTACCAAAGGTAAGCTTACCCTGGTACTTGACGGTGATGACCTGAATGGGAAAGCGAAAAATTTCCATAGCCCTGACAATATTCTGGTAACAGAAAACTATGCCTATATACAGGAGGATCCTAACGGATATGATGACGATGCTACCAAGCAACATGATGCGTACTTGTATCAGTACAACCTTAAAACGGGTGAATTGAAGATTGTATTAGAGGTTGATCGCGATGCCTACATTGCAGGTGGATATGGCTCTGCAGATGATGGTTTTGGTACCTGGGAGCTTACAGGTATGATCGACATTTCTGATGAAACAGGTATTGAAGGAACTTTCCTGCTGATCATACAAGCACACTCATGGTATGATGATGCATTCCTTAATCCTGACGGAGCGGGTACAGATGAAAATAGTTCTAATGAAGGCAGCTATGCTGTGGTGCTCAAAGGTCTGGAGAGATAA
- a CDS encoding aldehyde dehydrogenase family protein, translated as METKQNEIPAQFQVENLTDQSTYLVNGELKTWHGKMTEVYSSIHSVNAKGEYAPTLLGSIPYMTEEVALEALDSACNAYSKGQGVWPTMKVSDRVACMEKFVKQMKLKRGEVVKLLMWEIGKNLADSEKGI; from the coding sequence ATGGAGACAAAGCAAAATGAAATCCCTGCGCAGTTTCAAGTAGAAAACCTTACGGATCAGAGTACCTATCTTGTTAACGGAGAATTAAAGACCTGGCACGGTAAAATGACCGAAGTCTATTCATCTATCCATAGCGTTAATGCTAAGGGTGAGTATGCTCCGACTTTGCTGGGAAGTATTCCCTATATGACTGAAGAAGTAGCACTGGAGGCGTTGGATTCTGCTTGTAATGCTTACAGCAAGGGACAGGGAGTGTGGCCCACTATGAAAGTGAGTGACCGGGTGGCATGCATGGAGAAGTTTGTGAAACAGATGAAGCTGAAACGGGGAGAGGTGGTTAAGCTTCTGATGTGGGAGATCGGTAAGAATCTGGCAGATTCTGAAAAAGGAATTTGA